The following are from one region of the Stanieria sp. NIES-3757 genome:
- a CDS encoding 3-methyl-2-oxobutanoate hydroxymethyltransferase, translated as MAITIQQLQKWKQQGRAIVSLTAWDYLLAKVLDEAGIDLILVGDSLAMVALGHSTTLPVSLEEMIHHAKAVSRGVRRALVVCDLPFLSYQESVSQAIHSAGRVLKEAGINGVKIEGGSPRIVNTVAELTAIGIPVMGHVGLTPQSVRRLGYQQQGKTVEEANRIIDEAIALERAGAFAIILEHIPSELAATITAELTIPTIGIGAGVKCDGQVLVTADLLGLSDRLPPFAKSYLNLRQVITNSVKDFATDVQEHRFPE; from the coding sequence ATGGCTATTACAATTCAACAACTCCAGAAATGGAAACAACAAGGGCGTGCTATTGTTAGTCTGACTGCTTGGGATTATCTGCTTGCTAAAGTTTTAGATGAAGCAGGAATAGATTTGATTCTGGTAGGTGATTCTTTGGCTATGGTAGCTTTGGGACATAGCACGACTTTACCTGTTAGTCTTGAGGAAATGATTCATCATGCCAAAGCAGTGAGTCGAGGCGTAAGAAGAGCTTTAGTTGTCTGCGATTTGCCGTTTTTAAGTTATCAGGAAAGTGTTTCTCAAGCCATTCATTCGGCGGGAAGGGTTTTAAAAGAAGCAGGAATCAATGGGGTTAAAATCGAAGGGGGAAGTCCTCGTATTGTTAATACTGTAGCTGAACTGACTGCGATCGGTATTCCCGTGATGGGACACGTTGGTTTGACTCCTCAATCTGTTCGTCGCCTGGGTTATCAACAGCAAGGAAAAACTGTTGAAGAAGCTAATCGAATTATTGATGAAGCGATCGCTTTAGAAAGAGCAGGAGCTTTTGCGATTATTTTAGAACATATTCCTTCTGAATTGGCAGCAACAATTACAGCAGAACTTACTATTCCTACAATTGGCATTGGTGCTGGTGTAAAATGCGACGGACAAGTATTGGTTACGGCGGATTTGTTGGGTTTATCAGATCGTTTACCACCTTTTGCTAAGTCTTATCTTAATTTAAGGCAAGTTATTACTAATTCAGTCAAAGATTTTGCTACAGATGTTCAAGAGCATCGTTTTCCTGAGTAA
- the grxC1 gene encoding glutaredoxin: MTATVEIYTWSRCPFCIRAKALLDRKGVEYTEYCIDGDEDARAKMAQRASGRRSLPQIFIDDRHVGGCDDLYDLESQGELDPLLEGSAA, encoded by the coding sequence ATGACAGCAACAGTAGAAATTTACACTTGGAGTCGATGTCCTTTTTGTATACGTGCTAAAGCCTTATTGGATCGTAAAGGAGTTGAGTATACCGAATATTGTATTGATGGTGACGAAGATGCCAGAGCTAAGATGGCGCAACGAGCGTCGGGTAGAAGAAGCTTGCCTCAAATTTTTATAGACGATCGCCATGTTGGTGGTTGTGACGATCTTTATGACTTAGAAAGTCAAGGTGAATTAGATCCTCTGCTTGAAGGCAGTGCAGCATAA
- a CDS encoding Exonuclease RNase T and DNA polymerase III: protein MKNFNDLVINHKELKFLLLRHKRKAPLTGKVAKEEIIKLNNLPNSKFSLINRDNRINFEVYRLVTDIQNRNYDVSLSEVFTTLKQ, encoded by the coding sequence ATGAAAAACTTTAACGACTTAGTAATCAATCATAAAGAACTTAAGTTTTTACTCCTTAGACACAAGAGAAAAGCCCCGCTGACAGGAAAAGTAGCCAAAGAAGAAATAATAAAATTAAATAATCTTCCTAATAGCAAATTTTCTCTAATTAATCGCGATAATAGAATTAATTTTGAAGTATATCGTTTGGTTACAGATATCCAAAATCGAAATTATGATGTATCCCTGTCAGAAGTATTCACTACTCTCAAACAATAG
- a CDS encoding hypothetical protein (hypothetical protein Cyan7822_2758) → MHALSIPTWMVHVSSVIEWIAAIWFIWRYGEITGEKYWYGLSFAMLPALISAMSACTWHFFDNLPSFEWLVTLQASTTVIGNCTLCLAAWWIWRSSLQKQ, encoded by the coding sequence ATGCACGCTCTTTCAATTCCTACTTGGATGGTTCATGTCTCTAGCGTCATCGAATGGATCGCAGCAATTTGGTTCATTTGGCGATACGGAGAGATTACAGGAGAAAAATATTGGTATGGTTTATCATTTGCCATGTTACCCGCCTTAATTAGTGCGATGTCTGCTTGTACTTGGCATTTCTTTGATAATTTACCATCATTTGAATGGTTAGTAACTCTGCAAGCAAGCACAACAGTGATCGGAAACTGTACTCTGTGTCTAGCTGCTTGGTGGATTTGGCGTTCTTCTTTACAAAAACAATAA
- a CDS encoding glutathione synthetase: MKLAFIIDPISKLDPGHDTSVAIMEAAQILGHQVWITQADSLSIIEGKAWARLSLLELKPVKLVDGLWQVDRDWYQVGNRLLTCLEEMDAVFMRTDPPVTIPYLYATYILDLIDPNKTLVINSHHGLRTANEKMYALQFPTVIPETIVSQDKSVIAKFLETKQRAVLKPLGGKAGEGILFLEAGDRNFNSLVEISTKQGREPVMVQEYLPAAKQGDKRIILLDGEPIGAVNRIPTGNEFRGNMAVGGRVAQTEITEREQEICKIIAPKLRADGLYFVGIDVIGGYLTEVNVTSPTGIREIDRLNNVNLGKQVIQWLEQYCDLGEAEARSDRSGK, encoded by the coding sequence GTGAAATTAGCATTTATTATTGACCCCATCTCGAAACTCGATCCTGGACACGATACCAGCGTCGCTATTATGGAGGCAGCCCAAATTTTAGGTCATCAGGTTTGGATTACTCAAGCGGATAGCTTATCGATTATTGAGGGGAAAGCTTGGGCAAGACTTTCTTTATTAGAATTAAAACCAGTTAAATTAGTTGATGGATTGTGGCAAGTAGATCGGGATTGGTATCAAGTAGGAAATCGCCTGCTGACTTGCTTAGAAGAGATGGATGCAGTGTTTATGCGTACCGATCCGCCCGTAACGATTCCTTATTTGTATGCTACGTATATTTTGGACTTAATCGATCCCAACAAAACGCTGGTGATTAATTCTCATCACGGTTTAAGAACAGCTAATGAAAAAATGTATGCTCTACAATTTCCCACAGTAATTCCTGAAACCATTGTCAGTCAGGATAAATCTGTGATTGCCAAATTTTTGGAAACCAAACAGAGAGCAGTTTTAAAACCTTTGGGAGGCAAAGCAGGAGAAGGAATTTTATTCTTAGAAGCAGGCGATCGCAATTTTAACTCTTTGGTTGAAATTAGTACCAAACAGGGAAGAGAACCTGTGATGGTACAGGAGTATTTACCAGCAGCCAAACAAGGAGATAAAAGGATTATCTTACTCGATGGTGAACCAATTGGGGCAGTCAATCGGATTCCAACTGGTAATGAATTTCGAGGCAACATGGCAGTAGGTGGTAGAGTTGCTCAAACAGAGATTACAGAAAGAGAACAAGAAATCTGTAAAATTATTGCCCCTAAACTACGGGCAGATGGTTTGTATTTTGTCGGTATTGATGTAATTGGTGGTTATCTTACCGAAGTAAATGTTACAAGTCCCACAGGAATTAGAGAAATAGACCGCCTCAACAATGTAAACTTGGGAAAACAAGTAATTCAATGGTTAGAACAATATTGCGATCTCGGCGAAGCCGAGGCGCGAAGCGATCGCAGTGGCAAATAA
- a CDS encoding arginyl-tRNA synthetase: MNSLLEQLKTSVSQALVAAFGEELANVDPLVAVASNPKFGDYQSNVALPLAKQLKLAPRAIAEKIIANLEVDQICQKPEIAGAGFINFTIKPNYLSTQLSLIQTDPRLGINPVSSPQKVIVDFSSPNIAKEMHVGHLRSTIIGDAIANVLEFRGHDVLRLNHVGDWGTQFGMLIAYLKEVYPEALTTADVLDLGDLVSLYKKAKIRFDQDEEFKETARNEVVKLQAGDAESRHAWQLLCEQSRREFQVIYDLLAIKLTERGESFYNPFLGDVVVELDKQGLLEEDAGAKCVFLEGFTNKAGEPLPLIVQKSDGGYNYATTDLAALKYRIKQDGAERIIYVTDAGQSNHFAAVFQVAKKAGILPEQVEVVHVPFGLVLGEDGKKLKTRSGETIKLKELLDEAIIQARNDLESRLQEEGRKETAEFINQVAQTVGISAVKYADLSQNRATDYKFSYSKMLSLQGNTAPYLLYAYVRVQGISRKGEIDFEKLGTDTKIVLAESTELVLAKHILQLGEIIQEVERELLPNRLCLYIYELSQKFNQFYESCPILQVEEPLRTSRLILANLTACTLKLGLSLLGISVVERM, encoded by the coding sequence ATGAATTCCCTACTCGAACAGCTTAAAACATCTGTTAGTCAAGCTTTGGTGGCTGCTTTTGGTGAAGAGTTAGCTAATGTCGATCCTTTAGTTGCGGTTGCTAGCAATCCTAAATTTGGAGACTATCAATCTAATGTAGCTTTACCCTTAGCTAAACAACTGAAACTAGCACCAAGAGCGATCGCAGAAAAAATTATTGCTAACTTAGAAGTAGATCAAATTTGCCAAAAGCCAGAAATAGCTGGTGCTGGTTTTATTAACTTTACAATTAAACCAAATTATCTTTCTACTCAATTAAGTTTAATTCAAACCGATCCACGTCTAGGAATCAACCCAGTATCATCACCACAAAAAGTAATTGTAGATTTTTCTAGTCCCAATATTGCCAAAGAAATGCACGTAGGACATTTACGTTCTACCATTATCGGTGATGCGATCGCGAATGTGTTAGAATTTCGAGGACATGATGTCTTGCGCCTCAATCATGTTGGCGACTGGGGTACTCAGTTTGGGATGTTAATTGCTTACCTCAAAGAGGTTTATCCAGAGGCTTTAACGACGGCGGATGTTTTAGATTTAGGGGATTTAGTTAGTTTATATAAAAAAGCTAAAATTCGTTTTGATCAAGATGAAGAGTTTAAAGAAACTGCTAGAAATGAAGTAGTTAAATTACAAGCAGGAGATGCTGAAAGTCGTCACGCATGGCAATTACTTTGCGAACAATCTCGTCGAGAATTTCAGGTGATTTACGATCTATTAGCTATTAAATTAACCGAGAGAGGAGAATCTTTTTATAATCCTTTTTTAGGAGATGTTGTAGTTGAATTAGACAAGCAAGGTTTATTGGAAGAAGATGCAGGTGCAAAATGTGTTTTCTTAGAAGGCTTTACTAATAAAGCAGGTGAACCTTTACCTTTAATTGTGCAAAAATCTGATGGTGGTTATAACTATGCAACTACAGATTTGGCTGCACTAAAATATCGCATCAAACAAGATGGTGCAGAGAGAATTATTTATGTTACTGATGCGGGACAAAGTAATCATTTTGCAGCAGTATTTCAAGTAGCAAAAAAAGCAGGAATATTACCCGAACAAGTAGAAGTTGTTCATGTACCTTTTGGATTGGTTTTAGGAGAAGATGGGAAGAAATTAAAAACTCGTTCGGGTGAAACAATTAAACTAAAAGAATTATTAGATGAGGCAATTATTCAAGCACGTAATGATTTAGAATCAAGATTGCAAGAAGAGGGCAGAAAAGAAACAGCAGAGTTTATTAATCAAGTTGCTCAAACTGTTGGTATCAGTGCAGTTAAGTATGCAGATTTGAGTCAAAATCGGGCTACCGATTACAAATTTAGCTATTCAAAAATGTTGTCTCTCCAAGGTAACACTGCACCTTATTTACTTTATGCTTATGTAAGAGTGCAAGGTATTAGTCGCAAAGGAGAAATTGATTTTGAAAAGCTAGGGACAGATACCAAAATTGTTTTAGCAGAATCAACAGAACTTGTCTTAGCTAAACATATTTTACAGTTAGGTGAAATAATCCAAGAAGTTGAACGGGAATTATTACCTAATCGTTTGTGTTTATATATCTATGAGCTTAGTCAAAAGTTCAATCAATTTTATGAATCTTGTCCAATTCTCCAAGTAGAAGAACCTTTGCGTACTTCAAGATTAATTTTAGCTAATTTGACTGCTTGCACTTTAAAATTAGGATTATCTTTACTCGGAATTTCTGTAGTTGAAAGAATGTAA
- a CDS encoding CobB/CobQ domain protein glutamine amidotransferase yields MMELTIGWLYPNLMSTYGDRGNVICLQRRCQWRGIQAKILPLDRQTDAEQFKQVDIIVGGGAQDRQQEIVMRDLKGKKAEALRAKLETGTPGVFTCGSPQLLGHYYEPALGQKIEGLGLLDLVSKHPGIDAKRCIGNVVFEITASPLAEELKASLGTQPLVIGFENHGGRTYLNNVAPLGKVIKGYGNNGEDGTEGAFYRNAIATYSHGPLLPKNPFLADWLIKTSLQQKYQQEIFLTKLQDNLAVAARKAMLQRLDLSNINATI; encoded by the coding sequence ATGATGGAATTGACAATTGGCTGGCTTTATCCTAACTTGATGAGTACCTATGGCGATCGCGGTAATGTAATTTGTTTGCAACGGCGTTGTCAATGGCGAGGTATCCAAGCAAAGATTTTACCTCTAGATCGTCAAACAGATGCAGAGCAATTTAAACAAGTAGATATCATTGTTGGTGGAGGAGCGCAAGATCGTCAACAAGAAATTGTTATGCGCGACTTAAAAGGAAAAAAAGCCGAAGCTCTAAGAGCTAAACTAGAAACTGGTACACCTGGAGTATTTACTTGTGGTTCGCCTCAACTGTTGGGACATTATTACGAACCAGCTTTGGGACAAAAAATAGAAGGTTTAGGATTATTAGATTTAGTTAGTAAACACCCTGGCATTGATGCTAAACGTTGTATTGGCAATGTAGTGTTTGAAATTACCGCTTCTCCCTTAGCAGAAGAATTAAAAGCCAGCTTAGGTACTCAACCATTAGTGATTGGTTTTGAAAACCACGGCGGAAGAACTTATTTAAATAATGTTGCTCCATTAGGAAAAGTAATCAAAGGTTATGGTAATAATGGAGAAGATGGTACAGAAGGAGCATTTTACCGCAACGCGATCGCTACCTATTCTCATGGCCCATTGTTACCCAAAAATCCTTTTCTGGCTGATTGGTTAATTAAAACTTCCTTGCAACAAAAATATCAACAAGAAATTTTCTTAACTAAACTTCAAGACAACCTAGCTGTTGCAGCCCGTAAAGCAATGTTGCAACGTCTAGATTTATCTAACATCAATGCAACAATTTAG